In Archocentrus centrarchus isolate MPI-CPG fArcCen1 chromosome 1, fArcCen1, whole genome shotgun sequence, the following proteins share a genomic window:
- the LOC115786928 gene encoding general transcription factor II-I repeat domain-containing protein 2-like → MMSGAKKRKVDRECRVFNKEWTTKYFFTEHRSTAVCLICKETVAVFKEFNISRHFTTKHANYASKQSEKEREATAQRLIANLQAQQRIFHRQSAIQESSTKASFMLSFKLAKASKPLSDGEFLKECMVEAAGVLCPEAKDKFEKISLSRKTVTRRVELIDEELTSNLKKTAESFTFYSLALDESNDVNDTAQLLIFIRGINNTFEITEDFLTMESLKGKTRGEDLYSRVSAVIENTKLSWSKLINVTTDGSPNLTGKNVGLLRRIQDKVKEENPDQDVIFLHCIIHQESLCKSVLQLNHVVNPIVKLVNFIRARGLQHRQFIAFLEETDAEHHDLLYHSRVRWLSLGKVLQRVWDLKEEIGAFLELLGKADEFPELSNKNWLCDFAFAVDIFSHMNELNVNIQGKDRFVHDLYTSVKAFKAKLALFSKQILNESFTHFPTLATLKEEAGAKVKKYSETLDALHKEFCRRFVDFEKINKSLQLVACPLSQDPETAPEEMQLELIDLQADAVLKEKFNSLKLNDFYASLNEAVFPNLRRTAQKILALFGSTYVCEQTFSVMNFNKASHRSNLTDQHLRSILRIATTKLTPDFDALVKKGHQQHCSH, encoded by the exons ATGATGAGCggagctaaaaaaagaaaagtggacaGAGAATGTCGAGTGTTTAATAAGGAGTGGacaactaaatatttttttaccgAACACAG atcTACTGCTGTATGCCTGATATGCAAAGAGACTGTGGCggtttttaaagagtttaacaTCAGCCGTCACTTTACCACAAAACATGCTAACTATGCTAGCAAGCAGTCAGAGAAAGAACGGGaagctactgctcagaggttGATAGCTAATTTACAAGCTCAACAACGTATTTTTCATCGTCAAAGTGCCATCCAAGAGTCAAGTACCAAGGCCAGTTTTATGCTATCATTCAAATTAGCAAAGGCCAGCAAGCCTCTGTCTGACGGGGAGTTTTTAAAGGAATGTATGGTGGAGGCAGCAGGTGTCTTGTGTCCAGAGGCCAAAGACAAGTTTGAAAAAATCAGTCTATCACGCAAGACAGTGACTCGCCGTGTGGAACTGATAGACGAAGAGCTAActagcaacttaaaaaaaacggCGGAGTCATTCACGTTTTATTCATTAGCTCTGGATGAAAGCAACGATGTAAATGACACTGCTCAGCTCCTCATTTTTATCCGAGGAATTAACAATACTTTTGAAATAACAGAGGATTTTTTGACAATGGAGtctctgaaaggaaaaacacgGGGGGAGGACTTGTATAGCCGGGTGTCTGCTGTCATTGAAAATACGAAGCTGTCTTGGAGTAAACTTATCAACGTCACCACAGATGGATCTCCAAATTTAACAGGGAAAAATGTTGGCCTGCTGAGAAGAATCCAGGataaagtgaaagaagaaaatcctGACCAGGATGTTAttttccttcactgcatcatccacCAGGAATCTCTATGTAAATCTGTATTACAGCTGAATCATGTTGTGAATCCTATCGTAAAACTTGTCAACTTTATACGTGCAAGGGGACTTCAGCACCGTCAGTTCATCGCGTTCTTGGAGGAAACTGATGCAGAGCACCATGACCTACTTTATCACTCCCGTGTCCGCTGGTTAAGCTTGGGAAAAGTGCTTCAACGAGTGTGGGACCTCAAAGAGGAGATCGGTGCATTTTTGGAGCTACTGGGGAAGGCCGACGAATTTCCTGAGCTGAGCAACAAGAACTGGCTTTGTGACTTTGCGTTTGCTGTGGatatattttcacacatgaatgagCTGAACGTGAACATACAGGGGAAGGATCGGTTTGTGCATGACCTGTACACAAGCGTGAAAGCCTTCAAAGCcaaactggctttattttccaagcaaaTCCTAAATGAGTCATTCACTCATTTCCCCACACTAGCTACACTGAAAGAGGAGGCTGGCGCAAAAGTTAAGAAATACAGCGAGACACTGGATGCGCTCCACAAAGAATTCTGCCGTCGCTTTGTTGATTTTGAGAAAATTAACAAGTCACTTCAGTTGGTGGCCTGTCCCCTGTCACAAGACCCCGAAACAGCACCAGAAGAGATGCAGCTGGAACTGATAGACCTTCAGGCTGATGCTGTCTTGAAAGAGAAGTTCAACTCTCTTAAACTGAATGACTTTTATGCGTCACTTAATGAAGCGGTGTTTCCAAACCTCCGGAGGACGGCACAGAAGATTCTGGCGTTGTTCGGCTCGACCTATGTGTGTGAACAGACGTTCAGCGTCATGAACTTCAACAAAGCCAGCCACAGATCCAATTTGACTGACCAACACCTCAGATCCATCCTGAGAATCGCCACAACAAAACTGACTCCAGACTTTGATGCGCTTGTTAAAAAGGGACAccaacaacactgttcccactga